One Brevibacillus choshinensis genomic window carries:
- a CDS encoding transporter substrate-binding domain-containing protein codes for MKRTGNNWLTIALSLILFVGLLVSGTDAMSAETKKGPEMYGQVESRLDAILKNGYIRVGTTGDYKPFSYLNPATGEYEGHDIDMAKKLADDLGVKVVFVKTTWPTLMDDLLADKYDIAIGGITRTLERAKKAQLSRPYINFGKSPLIRMADKDKFKSLADIDQPNVKIGVNPGGTNEKFVKENLKNAQIMVFEKNLEIPGKVASGEVDVMITDSIEAKSYAKEDQRLYAPLTDQTFTKSQMGILMPRGDFVFGNWVNVWMEEMTLKGDLEKLTNKWMD; via the coding sequence ATGAAACGAACTGGTAATAATTGGTTAACCATTGCGCTGTCTCTCATCCTGTTTGTCGGCTTGCTCGTTTCCGGCACTGATGCCATGTCTGCGGAAACCAAGAAAGGTCCAGAAATGTATGGGCAAGTGGAATCCCGACTCGATGCGATTCTGAAAAATGGCTACATCCGTGTGGGGACGACGGGAGATTACAAACCTTTTTCATACTTGAATCCGGCAACAGGCGAGTATGAAGGACACGATATCGATATGGCGAAAAAACTGGCGGACGATCTGGGTGTCAAAGTCGTCTTTGTCAAGACTACATGGCCCACACTGATGGATGATCTGCTGGCAGACAAGTATGACATTGCAATAGGAGGCATCACCCGCACCCTTGAGCGCGCAAAAAAAGCTCAGCTCTCCCGTCCGTATATCAATTTTGGAAAGTCTCCGCTGATTCGAATGGCTGACAAGGATAAATTTAAAAGCTTGGCTGATATTGACCAGCCAAACGTGAAAATCGGGGTCAATCCAGGAGGTACAAACGAAAAATTTGTCAAAGAAAACTTGAAAAACGCGCAGATCATGGTATTCGAGAAAAATCTGGAGATTCCCGGAAAAGTGGCCTCAGGAGAAGTTGATGTAATGATCACCGACAGCATTGAAGCGAAATCGTATGCGAAAGAGGACCAACGGCTTTACGCTCCGTTGACTGACCAAACGTTTACAAAGAGCCAAATGGGAATTTTAATGCCTCGCGGGGACTTTGTCTTCGGCAATTGGGTCAATGTGTGGATGGAGGAAATGACCCTCAAAGGGGATTTGGAGAAACTAACGAATAAGTGGATGGATTAA